A window of the Acidimicrobiales bacterium genome harbors these coding sequences:
- a CDS encoding guanylate kinase encodes MSVYVLSGPGGAGKNTIVDRLLARDRTLRESRSWTTRARRPGEPEDAYTFVTRDEFLEHVRNDGFLEWAEYVDNFYGTPLPRAEPGTDLILVIEVQGARQVLQRVPDAVMILVAPPSREVQQARLRARGDNDDHIDKRIAIAEEEEAIGRTLAHHIVVNDDLDRAVEEVAGILDSYRKPPAEGTA; translated from the coding sequence GTGAGCGTTTACGTACTTTCCGGGCCGGGGGGCGCGGGCAAGAACACCATCGTCGACCGCCTGCTGGCGCGCGACCGCACCCTGCGCGAGAGCCGGAGCTGGACGACCCGGGCCCGGCGTCCGGGCGAGCCCGAAGACGCCTACACGTTCGTCACCCGTGACGAGTTCCTCGAACACGTGCGCAACGACGGGTTCCTGGAGTGGGCCGAGTACGTCGACAACTTCTACGGCACGCCGCTGCCTCGCGCCGAGCCGGGAACCGACCTCATCCTCGTCATCGAGGTGCAAGGTGCGCGCCAGGTGCTCCAACGGGTGCCCGACGCAGTGATGATCCTGGTGGCGCCCCCCAGTCGCGAGGTCCAGCAGGCCCGCCTGCGAGCCCGGGGCGACAACGACGACCACATCGACAAGCGCATCGCCATCGCCGAGGAAGAAGAAGCGATCGGGCGCACCCTCGCCCACCACATCGTGGTGAACGACGACCTGGATAGGGCCGTCGAGGAGGTCGCCGGTATACTCGACAGCTACCGCAAACCCCCTGCCGAAGGAACCGCGTAA
- the carA gene encoding glutamine-hydrolyzing carbamoyl-phosphate synthase small subunit: MRREGVLVLADGTTFEGELFGADRTATGEVVFNTVLSGYQEVITDPSYAGQVIAFTYPHIGNYGVTPDDDESRRPHCRGIVVRDLVRRPSNWRSSEHLDDFLRRHDVPGITGIDTRRLTRHIRDAGSMPCAFGPADDEAAIKQAAADEPGTDGVDLVATVTTATPYTVGDGPLRVVAYDFGIKRTILRHLSHIATVEVVPASTPAAEVLARRPDGVFLSNGPGDPAAVTYASDTIKELVGEVPVFGICLGHQLLGTALGGATYKLKFGHHGGNHPVRRLETDGVEITSQNHNYAVDAGSIPSADVTHVNLNDGVVEGLRCRDVPAFSVQYHPEAGPGPHDARYLFEEFKNLMERHAS, from the coding sequence ATGAGGCGCGAGGGGGTGCTCGTCCTCGCCGACGGCACCACGTTCGAGGGCGAGCTGTTCGGCGCCGACCGGACGGCCACCGGCGAGGTCGTGTTCAACACCGTGCTCTCCGGCTACCAGGAGGTCATCACCGACCCGTCGTACGCAGGCCAGGTCATCGCCTTCACCTACCCGCACATCGGCAACTACGGGGTCACCCCCGACGACGACGAGAGCCGCCGCCCCCACTGCCGGGGCATCGTCGTGCGCGACCTGGTGCGTCGGCCGAGCAACTGGCGGTCGTCGGAGCACCTCGACGACTTCCTGCGCCGCCACGACGTGCCCGGCATCACCGGCATCGACACCCGCCGCCTCACCCGTCACATTCGCGACGCAGGCTCGATGCCGTGCGCTTTCGGCCCGGCCGACGACGAGGCCGCCATCAAGCAGGCGGCGGCCGACGAGCCCGGCACCGACGGCGTCGACCTCGTCGCCACCGTCACCACGGCCACGCCCTACACGGTGGGCGACGGGCCGCTGCGAGTCGTCGCCTACGACTTCGGCATCAAGCGCACCATCCTGCGCCACCTGTCGCACATCGCCACCGTCGAGGTGGTGCCGGCATCGACGCCTGCGGCCGAGGTGCTGGCCCGTCGCCCCGACGGGGTGTTCCTCTCCAACGGCCCCGGCGACCCCGCGGCGGTCACCTACGCCAGCGACACCATCAAGGAGTTGGTGGGGGAGGTGCCGGTGTTCGGCATCTGCCTGGGCCACCAGTTGCTCGGCACCGCGCTGGGCGGCGCCACCTACAAGCTCAAGTTCGGCCACCACGGCGGCAACCATCCGGTGCGCCGGCTGGAGACCGACGGCGTGGAGATCACCAGCCAGAACCACAACTACGCCGTCGACGCGGGCTCCATCCCCAGCGCCGACGTCACCCACGTCAACCTCAACGACGGCGTGGTGGAAGGCCTGCGCTGCCGCGACGTGCCCGCCTTCTCCGTGCAGTACCACCCCGAGGCCGGCCCCGGCCCCCACGACGCCCGTTACCTCTTCGAGGAGTTCAAGAACCTGATGGAGCGACATGCCTCGTAG
- the pyrF gene encoding orotidine-5'-phosphate decarboxylase, with protein MSETTDQRREQAPDVRNRLAIALDVDDLVEALRIAKDVRPWFGVAKVGLELYAAAGTDAVFELAKLDYRIFLDLKFHDIPTTVRKAARVVGAIGATYLTLHASGGNAMLRAGVEGLAEGAASAGLEAPTTALAVTVLTSEEAAPDQVLTNRIKHAMEAGCGGIVCAATDVRHAKQVAPRLTAVVPGIRAAGMNTHDQARASTPEAAIQAGADLLVVGRAVTGASDRAAAAEQLVGSLDLERRSASSR; from the coding sequence ATGTCGGAGACCACTGACCAACGACGAGAGCAGGCACCTGATGTTCGCAACCGCTTGGCCATCGCCCTCGACGTCGACGACCTCGTCGAGGCGTTGCGCATCGCCAAGGACGTGCGGCCGTGGTTCGGCGTGGCCAAGGTGGGCCTCGAGCTCTATGCGGCGGCGGGCACCGACGCCGTGTTCGAACTGGCCAAGCTCGACTACCGGATCTTCCTCGACCTGAAGTTCCACGACATCCCCACGACCGTTCGCAAGGCGGCCCGGGTGGTGGGTGCCATCGGCGCCACGTACCTCACGCTGCACGCCTCGGGCGGCAACGCCATGTTGCGGGCGGGCGTCGAAGGCTTGGCCGAAGGCGCGGCGAGCGCGGGCCTCGAGGCACCGACCACGGCGCTGGCCGTCACCGTCCTCACCAGTGAGGAAGCGGCCCCCGACCAGGTGCTCACCAACCGCATCAAGCACGCCATGGAGGCGGGGTGCGGCGGCATCGTCTGCGCCGCCACCGACGTGCGCCACGCCAAGCAGGTGGCGCCTCGCCTGACTGCCGTGGTGCCTGGCATCCGCGCCGCCGGGATGAACACCCACGACCAGGCCCGCGCCTCCACCCCCGAGGCCGCCATCCAGGCGGGCGCCGACCTTCTCGTCGTGGGCCGGGCGGTCACCGGAGCAAGCGATCGCGCCGCGGCCGCCGAGCAGTTGGTGGGGTCGCTCGACCTCGAACGTCGTTCAGCGTCCTCGCGCTAG
- the rpoZ gene encoding DNA-directed RNA polymerase subunit omega: MAQRRPTMMDPPIEQLLDKVDSKFSLVTLASKRGRQINSYFNQLGEGLGAIVPPQVTSVSRKPLSIALEEIAAHKIVFRRVDEPEAGSEQ, translated from the coding sequence ATGGCTCAGCGCCGCCCGACCATGATGGACCCGCCCATCGAGCAGCTGCTCGACAAGGTCGACTCGAAGTTCTCGCTGGTCACCCTCGCTTCCAAGCGCGGCCGGCAGATCAACTCCTACTTCAACCAACTGGGCGAGGGCCTGGGCGCCATCGTGCCCCCGCAGGTCACCTCCGTCTCGCGCAAGCCGCTGTCGATCGCCCTCGAGGAGATCGCCGCCCACAAGATCGTCTTCCGCCGCGTCGACGAGCCCGAGGCCGGCTCGGAGCAGTAA
- the carB gene encoding carbamoyl-phosphate synthase large subunit: MPRRDDLETILVIGSGPIVIGQASEFDYSGTQACRILREEGYRIVLANSNPATIMTDPEFAHRTYIEPLTPDVLAAIVERERPDAVLPTLGGQTALNLAMALHERGTFEQFGVEMIGATPEAIATAENRERFKAAMVEIGLKVPPSGFAYNLDDAMKVGEEIGFPVIIRPSYILGGKGTGIAHDLDSLRQIAEVGLAASPVSEILIERSIAGWKEYELEVMRDHADNCVVVCSIENFDPMGVHTGDSVTVAPAQTLSDVEYQMMRDAAFLCIRRIGVETGGSNIQFAINPDDGDMVVIEMNPRVSRSSALASKATGFPIAKIAARLAVGYTLDEITNDITKETPASFEPTIDYVVTKVPRWAFEKFPGTPDVLGTRMQSVGEAMAIGRTFPESLQKGMRSLEHGRWGLNCDPGEAVFDQLDDDELVRRAAIGTPDRPFQLEAALRRGISVDRLYEATRVDPWFLDQILLIVEERAALAERGIDAMTRRDWRRAKRLGFSDAQLAYLWSTDERTVRARRLEAGVRATFKTVDTCGAEFDAKTPYHYSTYEDEDEVRQSDRRKIVILGSGPNRIGQGIEFDYCCVHASFALREAGFETIMINCNPETVSTDYDTSDRLYFEPLTYEDVMNVIEAEQPEGIIVSLGGQTPLKLSGELPAELVLGTSPESIDLAEDRERWNALCARLEIPQPAGGTAVTVDEALAIVERIGYPALIRPSYVLGGRAMEIVYDEEGLRRAMAALAGFGSLGREGGLSATRPVLVDRFLEDATEVDVDALRDAAGDFVIGAVMEHVEEAGVHSGDSACVIPPPTLPHEVVEVIEGYTKAIADALDVRGLINVQYAVKQNQVFVIEANPRASRTVPFVAKATGVPLAKVAARVMAGATLAQLRDEGLLRPPVEGGHVSVKEAVLPFSRFPDVDTVLGPEMRSTGEVMGIDTTFGLAFAKSQIAAGDQLPDSGSVFFSLADRDKPAGLAAATKFVELGFSLAATAGTAAYLEANGVPVDTVVGKVGEGDGETAVELITSGKVQLVVNTPRGRGPRADGAYIRTTANVHNVPCLTTVAAARAAAAGIADWGRHELSVRSLQEYLEGDQLRLPV; this comes from the coding sequence ATGCCTCGTAGGGACGACCTCGAAACGATCCTCGTCATCGGCTCCGGGCCCATCGTCATCGGCCAGGCCTCGGAGTTCGACTACTCGGGCACGCAGGCTTGTCGCATCCTCCGCGAGGAGGGCTACCGGATCGTGCTGGCCAACTCCAACCCAGCCACGATCATGACCGACCCCGAATTCGCCCACCGCACCTACATCGAGCCGCTCACGCCCGACGTGCTGGCGGCCATCGTGGAGCGGGAACGGCCCGACGCCGTGCTGCCGACCCTGGGCGGCCAGACGGCGCTCAACCTGGCCATGGCCCTGCACGAGCGCGGCACCTTCGAGCAGTTCGGCGTGGAGATGATCGGCGCCACACCCGAGGCCATCGCCACCGCCGAGAACCGCGAGCGGTTCAAGGCGGCCATGGTCGAGATCGGCCTGAAAGTGCCGCCCTCGGGCTTTGCCTACAACCTCGACGACGCCATGAAGGTGGGGGAGGAGATCGGCTTCCCCGTCATCATCCGCCCCAGCTACATCCTCGGCGGCAAGGGCACCGGCATCGCCCACGACCTCGACAGCCTGCGCCAGATCGCCGAGGTCGGCCTGGCCGCCAGTCCCGTCTCGGAGATCCTCATCGAGCGCTCCATCGCCGGGTGGAAGGAGTACGAACTGGAGGTCATGCGCGACCACGCCGACAACTGCGTGGTCGTGTGCTCCATCGAGAACTTCGACCCCATGGGCGTGCACACCGGCGACTCGGTCACCGTCGCACCGGCCCAGACGCTGAGCGACGTGGAGTACCAGATGATGCGCGACGCCGCTTTTCTCTGCATCCGCCGCATCGGCGTGGAGACGGGCGGGTCCAACATCCAGTTCGCCATCAATCCCGACGACGGCGACATGGTCGTCATCGAGATGAACCCCCGTGTCTCCCGTTCCAGCGCGCTGGCGTCGAAGGCCACCGGGTTCCCCATCGCCAAGATCGCCGCCCGCCTCGCCGTGGGCTACACGCTCGACGAGATCACCAACGACATCACCAAGGAGACGCCGGCGTCCTTCGAACCCACCATCGACTACGTCGTCACCAAGGTGCCGCGCTGGGCCTTCGAGAAGTTCCCCGGTACCCCCGACGTGCTCGGCACCCGCATGCAGTCGGTGGGCGAAGCCATGGCCATCGGCCGCACGTTCCCCGAGTCGTTGCAGAAGGGGATGCGCTCCCTGGAGCATGGCCGTTGGGGCCTCAACTGCGATCCCGGCGAAGCCGTCTTCGACCAGCTCGACGACGACGAACTCGTGCGCCGCGCCGCCATCGGCACCCCCGACCGCCCTTTCCAACTGGAAGCTGCGCTGCGTCGCGGCATCTCCGTCGACCGGCTCTACGAGGCCACCCGCGTGGACCCGTGGTTCCTCGACCAGATCCTCCTGATCGTCGAAGAGCGCGCCGCGTTGGCAGAGCGCGGCATCGACGCCATGACCCGGCGCGACTGGCGCCGGGCCAAGCGCCTCGGTTTCTCCGACGCCCAGCTGGCCTACCTGTGGAGCACCGACGAGCGCACGGTTCGCGCTCGACGGCTCGAAGCGGGCGTGCGCGCCACCTTCAAGACCGTCGACACCTGCGGGGCCGAGTTCGACGCCAAGACGCCGTACCACTACTCGACCTACGAGGACGAAGACGAGGTGCGCCAGAGCGACCGCCGCAAGATCGTCATCCTCGGCTCCGGCCCCAACCGCATCGGCCAGGGCATCGAGTTCGACTACTGCTGCGTGCACGCGTCGTTCGCCCTGCGCGAAGCGGGCTTCGAGACGATCATGATCAACTGCAACCCGGAGACGGTGTCGACCGACTACGACACCAGCGACCGGCTGTACTTCGAGCCCCTCACCTACGAAGACGTCATGAACGTCATCGAGGCCGAGCAGCCCGAGGGCATCATCGTGAGCCTCGGCGGCCAGACGCCGCTGAAGCTGTCGGGCGAACTACCCGCCGAGCTCGTGCTCGGCACCAGCCCCGAGTCGATCGACCTGGCCGAGGACCGCGAGCGTTGGAACGCCTTGTGCGCGCGGCTTGAGATCCCGCAGCCCGCGGGCGGCACCGCCGTCACCGTCGACGAGGCCCTCGCCATCGTGGAGCGCATCGGGTACCCCGCCCTCATCCGCCCGAGCTACGTGCTCGGTGGCCGTGCCATGGAGATCGTCTACGACGAGGAAGGCCTGCGCCGGGCCATGGCCGCGCTGGCAGGGTTCGGCTCCCTCGGCCGCGAAGGCGGGTTGTCGGCCACCAGGCCGGTGCTCGTCGACCGCTTCCTGGAGGACGCCACCGAGGTCGACGTCGACGCGCTCAGGGATGCGGCCGGCGACTTCGTCATCGGCGCCGTCATGGAGCACGTGGAGGAAGCGGGCGTGCACTCCGGCGACAGCGCCTGCGTCATCCCGCCGCCCACGCTGCCCCACGAGGTGGTCGAGGTCATCGAGGGCTACACCAAGGCCATCGCCGATGCCCTCGACGTCCGCGGCCTCATCAACGTGCAGTACGCGGTGAAGCAGAACCAGGTGTTCGTGATCGAGGCCAACCCTCGCGCCTCGCGCACCGTGCCGTTCGTGGCCAAGGCCACCGGGGTGCCGCTGGCCAAGGTGGCGGCGCGAGTGATGGCCGGCGCCACCCTGGCCCAGCTTCGCGACGAAGGCCTGCTGCGCCCGCCCGTCGAAGGCGGGCATGTCAGCGTCAAGGAAGCGGTGCTGCCCTTCAGCCGCTTCCCCGACGTCGACACCGTGCTCGGTCCCGAGATGCGCTCCACCGGCGAGGTCATGGGCATCGACACCACCTTCGGCCTGGCCTTCGCCAAGAGCCAGATCGCCGCGGGCGACCAGTTGCCCGACAGCGGCTCGGTGTTCTTCTCGTTGGCCGACCGCGACAAGCCCGCGGGCCTCGCTGCCGCGACCAAGTTCGTCGAGCTCGGCTTCTCACTGGCCGCCACCGCGGGCACCGCCGCGTACCTCGAAGCCAACGGCGTGCCCGTCGACACTGTGGTCGGCAAGGTGGGGGAGGGCGACGGCGAGACGGCCGTCGAGCTCATCACCAGCGGCAAGGTGCAGTTGGTGGTGAACACCCCGCGCGGCCGCGGCCCCCGCGCCGACGGCGCCTACATCCGCACCACGGCCAACGTGCACAACGTGCCGTGCCTCACCACCGTGGCCGCGGCACGCGCTGCCGCCGCGGGCATCGCCGACTGGGGCCGGCACGAGCTGTCGGTGCGGTCGTTGCAGGAGTACCTGGAAGGGGACCAGCTACGCCTCCCCGTCTGA
- a CDS encoding aspartate carbamoyltransferase catalytic subunit: MKHLLSVEDLGAEGIEEVMRVTDSFVEVSARAIPRVPALRGKTVVSLFYEDSTRTRLSFETAAKRLSADTMTFSVSTSSVKKGESLKDTVETIEAMGIDAVVVRHGSAGVPWQVASWIDASVVNAGDGWHEHPTQALLDCYTIRQALGGLDGRRVAIVGDIKHSRVARSNVLAFTALGAEVTLVAPPTLLPPSLEGWPVSVSHDLDPVLAKADVVYLLRMQRERMTEALLPSMREYTARYGLTSRRAALLDDSAIVLHPGPMNRGVEIAADVAELPQALVTRQVANGVAVRMAVLYLLLGSGADLAA; the protein is encoded by the coding sequence GTGAAGCATTTGCTCTCCGTCGAGGACCTCGGGGCCGAGGGGATCGAGGAGGTGATGCGGGTGACCGATTCCTTCGTGGAGGTCAGCGCCCGCGCCATCCCCCGGGTTCCCGCGCTGCGAGGCAAGACCGTCGTCTCGTTGTTCTACGAGGACTCCACCCGCACGCGCCTGTCGTTCGAGACCGCCGCCAAGCGCTTGTCGGCCGACACCATGACGTTCTCGGTGTCGACCTCGTCGGTGAAGAAGGGCGAATCGCTCAAGGACACTGTCGAGACCATCGAGGCCATGGGCATCGACGCCGTTGTCGTGCGCCACGGCTCGGCGGGCGTGCCCTGGCAGGTGGCGTCGTGGATCGACGCCTCTGTCGTCAACGCGGGCGACGGCTGGCACGAGCACCCCACCCAAGCCCTGCTCGACTGCTACACCATCCGCCAGGCATTGGGCGGGCTCGACGGGCGGCGGGTGGCCATCGTGGGCGACATCAAGCACAGCCGGGTGGCGCGCTCCAACGTCCTTGCTTTCACCGCCTTGGGCGCCGAGGTCACGTTGGTAGCGCCGCCCACCCTGCTGCCGCCCTCGCTCGAAGGCTGGCCGGTGAGCGTGAGCCACGACCTCGATCCCGTGCTGGCCAAGGCCGACGTGGTGTACCTCCTGCGCATGCAACGCGAGCGCATGACGGAGGCGTTGCTGCCGTCGATGCGGGAGTACACGGCCCGCTACGGGCTCACCAGCAGACGGGCGGCGTTGCTCGACGACAGCGCCATCGTGTTGCATCCGGGTCCGATGAACCGCGGAGTCGAGATCGCTGCCGACGTGGCCGAACTGCCCCAGGCCCTCGTGACCCGACAAGTTGCCAACGGAGTCGCCGTGCGCATGGCCGTCCTGTACCTGCTGCTGGGATCGGGGGCCGACCTTGCCGCGTGA
- a CDS encoding dihydroorotate dehydrogenase produces MGSVELDNPVMTAAGTAGHGAELGRYVDLATLGAVVVKSLSPQPWAGNPAPRVHQTTGGMLNSVGLQGPGVEAWLEHELPPLLQAGATVVASIWGFTVEDYAKAAAMLADAPVVAVEVNLSCPNVEDRRHMFAHNPTTAAEAIEATAACAKPRWAKLSPNVTDITEIAGAVLDAGADALTLANTVMGLAIDPESRKPRLGAGGGGLSGAAIRPVAVRAVYDCRKAFPHAAIVGVGGISSGEHAVEFLLAGASAVQVGTATFADPKAPARVRSELERWCRRHGVDRITDLIGGAHVGDH; encoded by the coding sequence GTGGGCTCGGTCGAGCTCGACAACCCGGTGATGACCGCGGCGGGCACGGCCGGCCACGGGGCCGAGCTGGGCCGTTACGTCGACCTCGCCACACTGGGCGCGGTCGTCGTGAAGTCGCTGTCGCCCCAGCCGTGGGCGGGCAATCCCGCGCCGCGTGTGCATCAGACCACAGGCGGCATGCTCAACAGCGTCGGCCTGCAAGGGCCAGGCGTCGAGGCGTGGTTGGAGCACGAGCTACCCCCTCTGCTCCAAGCCGGTGCCACCGTCGTGGCTTCCATCTGGGGCTTCACCGTCGAGGACTACGCCAAGGCCGCGGCCATGTTGGCCGACGCGCCCGTCGTCGCCGTCGAGGTCAACCTCAGTTGCCCCAACGTCGAGGACCGGCGCCACATGTTCGCCCACAACCCCACGACGGCGGCCGAGGCCATCGAGGCCACCGCTGCGTGTGCCAAGCCCCGCTGGGCCAAGCTCAGCCCCAACGTCACCGACATCACCGAGATCGCGGGCGCCGTGCTCGACGCCGGCGCCGACGCACTGACGTTGGCCAACACCGTCATGGGTCTGGCCATCGACCCCGAGAGCCGCAAGCCACGACTGGGCGCGGGCGGTGGAGGACTGAGCGGTGCGGCCATTCGTCCCGTTGCCGTCCGGGCCGTCTACGACTGCCGCAAGGCGTTCCCCCACGCCGCCATCGTCGGCGTGGGCGGCATCAGCAGCGGCGAGCACGCCGTCGAGTTCCTGCTCGCCGGCGCATCGGCCGTGCAGGTGGGTACCGCCACGTTCGCCGACCCCAAGGCCCCGGCGCGGGTACGGTCGGAGCTCGAACGCTGGTGCCGTCGGCACGGCGTCGACCGGATCACCGACCTGATCGGAGGCGCGCATGTCGGAGACCACTGA
- the mihF gene encoding integration host factor, actinobacterial type, with translation MPLPPALSPDQRQAALDKAAAARRQRAELKEKLKMGSITLRELLDQGERDEVVGKMKVVAVLESLPGVGKVKARRLMEEIGISDARRVQGLGENQRKKLFERLSQL, from the coding sequence ATGCCGTTGCCCCCCGCTCTTTCCCCCGATCAGCGACAGGCCGCGCTCGACAAGGCAGCAGCCGCACGGCGCCAGCGCGCCGAGCTGAAGGAGAAGCTCAAGATGGGCTCGATCACCTTGCGCGAACTGCTCGATCAGGGCGAACGCGACGAGGTCGTCGGCAAGATGAAGGTGGTCGCCGTCCTCGAATCCCTCCCCGGAGTGGGCAAGGTCAAGGCCCGCCGGCTCATGGAGGAGATCGGCATCAGCGACGCCCGTCGGGTGCAGGGCCTGGGCGAGAACCAGCGCAAGAAGCTGTTCGAGCGCCTCTCCCAGTTGTAG
- the nusB gene encoding transcription antitermination factor NusB → MSSPSGSRREARERALSLLYEAELKDQAPADLLAELAVDPDPFAVDLVSGVGEHQAELDEVIARYAIDWALDRMPVVDRNVLRLGVFELLHRPEIPVGAVISEAVELAKRYSTEDSGRFVNGVLAGVAAQREATG, encoded by the coding sequence ATGAGCTCGCCGTCCGGCTCCCGGCGCGAGGCGCGGGAGCGGGCACTGTCGTTGTTGTACGAGGCGGAGCTCAAGGACCAAGCCCCCGCCGACCTGTTGGCCGAGCTGGCCGTCGACCCCGACCCCTTCGCCGTCGACCTGGTCAGCGGCGTGGGCGAGCACCAGGCCGAGCTCGACGAGGTCATCGCCCGCTACGCCATCGACTGGGCGCTCGACCGCATGCCGGTGGTCGACCGCAACGTGTTGCGGCTGGGGGTCTTCGAGCTGCTCCACCGCCCCGAGATCCCGGTGGGCGCCGTCATCTCGGAGGCCGTCGAGTTGGCCAAGCGCTACTCCACCGAGGACTCCGGCCGCTTCGTCAACGGCGTGCTCGCCGGCGTCGCCGCCCAACGCGAGGCGACGGGCTGA
- the pyrR gene encoding bifunctional pyr operon transcriptional regulator/uracil phosphoribosyltransferase PyrR, with protein sequence MAERERALAPPSGGVFVARAQVMSPDDLRRAITRIAHEIVERNHGLDDLALIGMQTGGVPLAERLQATLRTIEGGGDVPVGMLDATFYRDDIGLRPLVPEAVTDISFDLTGMTVVLVDDVLFTGRTVRAALNAVNDYGRPRAVQLAVMVDRGHRELPIRPDYVGKNLPTRRDELVDVGESGVVIGEVGR encoded by the coding sequence TTGGCCGAACGCGAACGAGCCCTGGCGCCCCCGAGTGGGGGCGTTTTCGTTGCCCGGGCCCAGGTCATGTCGCCCGACGACCTGCGGCGGGCCATCACCCGCATCGCCCACGAGATCGTGGAGCGCAACCACGGGCTCGACGACCTGGCGCTGATCGGCATGCAGACCGGCGGCGTGCCCTTGGCCGAGCGGTTGCAAGCCACCCTGCGCACCATCGAAGGCGGCGGCGACGTGCCCGTCGGCATGCTCGATGCCACCTTCTACCGCGACGACATCGGGCTGCGGCCCCTGGTGCCCGAGGCGGTCACCGACATCTCCTTCGACCTCACCGGCATGACCGTGGTGCTGGTCGACGACGTGCTCTTCACCGGCCGCACCGTGCGCGCTGCGCTCAACGCGGTCAACGACTACGGGCGCCCCCGGGCCGTGCAACTGGCCGTCATGGTCGACCGCGGCCACCGGGAACTGCCCATCCGCCCCGACTACGTGGGCAAGAACCTGCCCACCCGTCGCGACGAGTTGGTCGACGTCGGCGAGAGCGGCGTGGTCATCGGGGAGGTGGGCCGGTGA
- a CDS encoding dihydroorotase: MPRELVIAGGTVVDATGSRRADVLVRDGVVAAVGEGLTAAQTLDATGCVVAPGLVDLHTHLREPGREEAETVESGSRAAAVGGYTAVVAMPNTEPAIDNAAAVRHVLDLGATALCDVRVAGAITVGREGTQLAPLAEMADLGVRLFTDDGAGVQDSRLMRRALEYASSLDVTLAQHYEDAALAAGGHMHEGAWSSRLGIPGIPAEAEELMVMRDIALARLTGARVHFLHLSTAGSVAMVGAAKAQGLPVTAEVAPHHFTLTDAEVQGFDTVFKVNPPLRSSGDVAAVRQALRDGSIDAIATDHAPHTRDVKEAPFDQAPPGMLGLETALALAITELDLPIEQVLALLSWQPARIAGLTGEHGGPIVEGAPANLCVIDPAATWVVDADRLASRSRNTPYAGRKLTGKVRHTILRGEPVVIDAEAQR; the protein is encoded by the coding sequence TTGCCGCGTGAACTGGTGATAGCAGGCGGCACCGTGGTCGACGCCACCGGCTCGCGCCGCGCCGACGTGCTCGTGCGCGACGGCGTCGTCGCCGCCGTGGGCGAAGGGCTCACCGCTGCGCAGACGCTCGACGCCACCGGCTGCGTCGTCGCACCGGGCCTGGTCGACCTCCACACCCACCTGCGCGAGCCGGGGCGGGAGGAGGCCGAGACCGTCGAGTCCGGCTCCCGGGCCGCCGCTGTCGGCGGATACACCGCCGTCGTGGCCATGCCCAACACCGAGCCCGCCATCGACAACGCCGCGGCCGTGCGCCACGTGCTCGACCTCGGTGCCACGGCGCTGTGCGACGTGCGGGTGGCGGGCGCCATCACGGTCGGCCGCGAAGGCACGCAGCTCGCCCCCCTTGCCGAGATGGCCGACCTCGGCGTGCGCCTGTTCACCGACGACGGCGCGGGCGTGCAGGACAGCCGCCTCATGCGCCGGGCGTTGGAGTACGCCTCGTCGCTCGACGTCACCCTGGCCCAGCACTACGAGGACGCCGCCCTCGCCGCGGGAGGCCACATGCACGAGGGGGCGTGGTCGAGCCGCCTGGGCATCCCCGGCATCCCCGCCGAGGCCGAGGAGCTCATGGTGATGCGCGACATCGCCCTGGCCCGCCTCACCGGCGCCCGGGTGCACTTCCTCCACCTGTCCACCGCGGGTTCGGTCGCCATGGTCGGCGCGGCCAAGGCACAAGGCCTGCCGGTCACCGCCGAGGTGGCGCCCCACCACTTCACCCTCACCGACGCCGAGGTGCAGGGCTTCGACACCGTGTTCAAGGTCAACCCGCCCCTGCGGTCGAGCGGTGACGTCGCCGCCGTGCGCCAGGCCCTGCGCGACGGCAGCATCGACGCCATCGCCACCGACCACGCCCCCCACACCCGCGACGTGAAGGAAGCGCCGTTCGACCAGGCGCCGCCCGGCATGCTCGGCCTGGAGACGGCGCTGGCACTGGCGATCACCGAACTCGACCTGCCCATCGAACAGGTGCTGGCGCTGCTGTCGTGGCAGCCCGCCCGCATCGCAGGCCTCACCGGCGAGCACGGCGGCCCGATCGTCGAAGGCGCCCCCGCCAACCTGTGCGTCATCGACCCCGCCGCCACCTGGGTGGTCGATGCCGACCGCCTGGCCAGCCGCAGCCGCAACACGCCGTACGCCGGTCGCAAGCTCACCGGCAAAGTCCGCCACACCATTCTGCGAGGAGAACCCGTCGTGATCGACGCCGAGGCCCAGCGATGA